In one window of Eggerthella guodeyinii DNA:
- a CDS encoding ferric reductase-like transmembrane domain-containing protein — MTFALVLACTVVACFALRNPLKACPMAFYAAAVLVDVAFLAGTFWGMPRDVWSAFFVLVQKCLLPLALFVVVMYVGVLPQDSRPCRWLKAVRAELSIVAWVLSLGHVAVYGATYLPRLLTGGRMDANVVASFVVAVVLLALLVVLGVTSFNAVKRRMRTESWKKVQKLAYPFFLLVYVHLLLMLAPSALHGGIAATASVAVYSAVFAAYVVLRLVRAARDRRGRTAA, encoded by the coding sequence ATGACGTTCGCCCTCGTGCTCGCGTGCACGGTCGTCGCCTGCTTCGCGCTGCGCAACCCCCTCAAGGCCTGCCCGATGGCGTTCTACGCGGCCGCCGTGCTCGTGGACGTCGCGTTTCTGGCCGGCACGTTCTGGGGCATGCCGCGCGACGTGTGGAGCGCGTTCTTCGTCCTCGTCCAGAAATGCCTGCTGCCGCTCGCCCTGTTCGTCGTCGTGATGTACGTCGGCGTGCTGCCGCAGGATTCGCGGCCGTGCCGATGGCTCAAGGCGGTGCGCGCCGAGCTGTCCATCGTGGCGTGGGTGCTCTCGCTCGGCCACGTGGCCGTGTACGGCGCCACCTACCTGCCGCGCCTCCTGACGGGCGGGCGGATGGACGCGAACGTCGTCGCCTCGTTCGTCGTGGCCGTCGTGCTGCTGGCGCTGCTCGTCGTGCTGGGCGTCACGTCGTTCAACGCGGTGAAACGGCGCATGCGCACCGAGTCCTGGAAGAAGGTGCAGAAGCTGGCGTACCCGTTCTTCCTGCTCGTGTACGTGCACCTGCTGCTGATGCTGGCGCCTTCGGCGCTGCACGGCGGCATTGCCGCGACGGCGAGCGTTGCGGTATACTCGGCAGTGTTCGCGGCGTACGTCGTCCTGCGGCTCGTCCGCGCGGCGCGGGACCGCCGCGGGCGCACCGCCGCCTGA
- a CDS encoding TorD/DmsD family molecular chaperone, protein MTTTETHGASSIATALAGRAAFYDAVAALYYKPLTQEQIDRIAQGGLAAFAGTNELVAEGLHDMERALSKRHSGTRQELAVDFTGAFAGTSSWKGRYATPYESVFTSEEGLLFQESYHEVHRLYRDNGVRKSEGYDFPDDHLSFICEFQAVLARRAIEALEAGDAASALGQVRCSQAVLRDHVLSWFDGFEELALHLVKTRFYRGVLKTSRGFFLFDAGVLDDMAEELERL, encoded by the coding sequence ATGACGACGACGGAAACGCACGGCGCCTCGAGCATCGCGACGGCGCTCGCCGGCCGCGCGGCCTTCTACGACGCGGTGGCGGCGCTCTACTACAAGCCGCTGACGCAGGAGCAGATCGACCGCATCGCGCAAGGCGGCCTCGCCGCGTTCGCCGGCACGAACGAGCTGGTCGCCGAGGGCCTGCACGACATGGAGCGCGCGCTGTCCAAGCGCCATTCCGGCACGCGCCAGGAGCTGGCGGTGGACTTCACCGGCGCGTTCGCCGGCACCTCGTCGTGGAAGGGGCGCTACGCCACGCCCTACGAGTCGGTGTTCACGAGCGAGGAGGGGCTGCTGTTCCAGGAGTCCTACCACGAGGTGCACCGCCTGTACCGCGACAACGGCGTGCGGAAGAGCGAGGGCTACGATTTTCCCGACGACCACCTGTCGTTCATCTGCGAATTCCAAGCCGTCTTGGCCAGGCGCGCGATCGAGGCGCTCGAGGCGGGCGACGCCGCGTCGGCGCTCGGGCAGGTGCGATGCTCGCAGGCCGTGCTGCGCGACCACGTGCTCTCGTGGTTCGACGGCTTCGAGGAGCTGGCACTGCACCTCGTGAAGACGCGCTTCTACCGCGGCGTCCTGAAGACGAGCCGGGGCTTCTTCCTGTTCGACGCCGGCGTGCTCGACGATATGGCGGAGGAGTTGGAAAGGCTATGA